GAAGAACACCAATTAATGAAATAAACCTTCTGGGTTTCTCCATTGACTATTAAGTCACCGTCAAAAGGAACCACTTTGCAAACAGTCCTTCCAGCCCTGTAGGCCTCCCCGTATGTTCCTTCACCTAACTTCTTGACGCTTCCTATCTCGCTATTTTCATGAACGACTTCATTAAAACAGCGAACCACAAAACCATACAGAAAATGGAACAATATTTATGTTAAAGGGTTGAAAACCTACCAATAAGCAGAGAACACTTCTGCCAGTGTAACTGGTTCAGACTGCCTGCAAACCATGAGGAGCTGCTCAAAAGCAGTCAGAGCTTCACCACTCCATGGAATGCTGGCTTCAGCAGTCTTCTCCTTAATGTTCATCTTACCAAATGATGAAACGATGTTGGTTTCTTCTGGAATACTCTTTAAACTGATATCAGTGTATTCTAGAGGGATTGCCCTTCCTCTGGTGTGTGTCCCTGACCCTGTATCTTTTTCAGGGGTTCTAAATAAACTACTAGATGTACTATTGTTACTAAGGACTGATGGTATGATCGGCGTCTCCATGACATCTAACAATTGCTCGATAGATACATGACTTGCAATCTTGGAAATTTTCCACCTCTCCAATATTGCAGGCAGATCATGATCAATGTGATTCTGCTCCATTACTCTGGTCCATGAGGCCTTGGGAGAAGGACTTTCTTCCATGAGCTCAAATGCATCAACTTCTTCAAAATATGCCTTCTCCTTCCTCAAGTCCGGAGGGCCACTTGGAGTTTTCTTCTGTAAACAGTGTTGGCAAGCTTAACAAGTAAAGTGCTACATTGTTAAATATGCCTATAGCAATATTAGACTCACCACTCGGTTGCACGGTTTGGGTGGTCGTTTTGGTGCTCTGCAGGGTTTCTGTTGATGTTGAAGATTTGCACCAGGAGCAACATATATACTTTCTCTTCCTCTGTCAAGtttcaccaaaacatcattagAAGCTAAAACTTACTTGAGAGTCATATAATAACTGATACGTCAAAAATCTCCACATATGATAGGAATAAGCTAAAACACAGAAAGTATATTAGATTCTAGTACCAAAATGAAAGGGCATATCAACTTCCAGATACAAGATAATTGCTTtccatttttttatataatacAACTAGCTATATGTCTTGAGCATAAATTTATCATGTTTTTGCAATAGGTCTCCAAACTTACTGGTTTCTTCCATTTCAATCCTCAATTACTTGAATTTGTGTTAGAGAGGTCCATGACCTTGCTGAGTTAATGCTGCTTAGGGTTTGTGAACATGCTAAAATAATGCCGCTAAACCTCATTCATTAGCTACATACTGAAATGGCATTACATGAACCTAATTATTCCAAAATTTGAATCCAAAAGCTTAGCTGCTTATGGAATAAATAAAGGTCCAAAGCATCGATAAAAACCTAAAGATCATAAATATGGGTGAATTGGCTGGCAGCCTAGCACACCATACGTGGTGAGGTAGCCAACCCGGGATTGATTTCTACCTTCTACAAAATTATCAGGAGGGATGTCTCCTCGTGTTTGTGAGGATCCAGGTTCCAACGTTACCCTAGAGCCTGGCGAAATACCTTAACTATACCAGTTTAATAAGGGCTAATCGAGTCCACCACTCCACCTCAGTACCCTATAGCAATTACAATGATTGTAGAGTGTCCTCTTGGAAATTTCTCCAAAAGAAGATAATGAAGTGTGTTACTATAAGTTAATGAATAAAATCTCTGAATACAAGCAATCCACTATGAGATAAAGCCAAATATGAGAGGTAGGACCTAACAAGGAGAGGCTTCAAATCTCCCACGGTTTTACTCAAAGTGGATTAATTTGGAGATCAAATCCTCTGCCTCCCAATCTTCTGTGACTCTTGCTCTTCCCCGAAAGATTAACCAACCTACCCAGGTTCGAGTTTGGGAGCCCTTATAAAAATGGTTTTACAAAAAAAACGCCAAATGATATCACGAACAGACATGTATCAACTAAAATGGAGCCAAAATGGTGAAACTAGCTGCCCGTTCCATGATTTTTGCGACTGAAGAAATCGAAGGTATGCCCACCTGATGGAAAGCGACCGGTCCCAGCTGGTCCTCTTCCTCGGCACGAAGCTCGGCCTTTGCTGGCCGCCGAAGCTACCCGTCCTGCGCGAACCGAAAAATGCATCACCGAATTGCACCGGAGGCAATCGCAAACGCACAAAACCTAGAACCAAACCGCCGAACGATCGGCAGCGGCCAGCGGCCCTTACACATCCATGTTCCTCCGGTGGGACGACTGCTCGACCTGGCGACGCCCGTACACGACGGCGATGTGGGGCGGCCGGAGCCCGCCGCTGGCCACGATCTCCGACCACGTGTCACCTGCACGAGGAGAGGGGCGAGCAGGTTAGTGGGCGGCGCTATATCTCCGAGGGGTCGGCGCGGCCAGGGAGTAGGGCGCGGCGTGCTCGTACCTTCTCGGGACGCCATGGGGTTcggcaggagagagagagagagagagagagagagagagagagagagagagagagagagagagagagagagagagagagagcgtcgGATTGGGGTGGAGGGAGGGGATGGGAGGAGTCGACGCGGTGAAGATTTGAATGAAGTCTGGACAGTGAGTGTGAATTCGAATTCGGCGGCCGCCCGTTAGGGAGGACGCCGAGGAGGGGAAGACGAGCAGGACGACTGGACATGTATGCcattaaaaaaaaagttcatcGCATCGTGTATgctattaaaaattaaaaagttGAGTGAGTTATTTGTGCCATCACGCGAATATTTTTGACATGTATGCCATTCCATTCATAtttcattcatattttgttAAAACTTAACAGAGTTAGAGCTCTTACCAGTGGGACCCACTAATACAAATGACCCTTATGCCCTGTCGGGTTGCTTCCtgtccgccgccgtgccctcccACCg
This portion of the Panicum virgatum strain AP13 chromosome 2N, P.virgatum_v5, whole genome shotgun sequence genome encodes:
- the LOC120661964 gene encoding serine/threonine-protein kinase haspin homolog isoform X1; the encoded protein is MASREGDTWSEIVASGGLRPPHIAVVYGRRQVEQSSHRRNMDVTGSFGGQQRPSFVPRKRTSWDRSLSIRGRESIYVAPGANLQHQQKPCRAPKRPPKPCNRVKKTPSGPPDLRKEKAYFEEVDAFELMEESPSPKASWTRVMEQNHIDHDLPAILERWKISKIASHVSIEQLLDVMETPIIPSVLSNNSTSSSLFRTPEKDTGSGTHTRGRAIPLEYTDISLKSIPEETNIVSSFGKMNIKEKTAEASIPWSGEALTAFEQLLMVCRQSEPVTLAEVFSAYCEIGSVKKLGEGTYGEAYRAGRTVCKVVPFDGDLIVNGETQKRSEEILEEVLLSLTLNNLRSNRGDDEKQDLCNGFIETKDFRVCRGPYDPCLISAWEDYDAKRGSENDHPKDFTSEQCYIVFVLADGGTDLESFALVDYNEARSLLVQVTASLAVAESACEFEHRDLHWGNILLAQDETPDTNHTMTFALQGKRINARTFGLNVSIIDFTLSRINTGTAILFLDLSADPALFQGKKGDKQAETYRRMKEITQEHWEGSFPKTNVVWLIYLVDMVLHKMKSLALGAKVDRELRSFKKRLASCESARDCLADPFFSDLLLEEDAQLFPMQ
- the LOC120661964 gene encoding serine/threonine-protein kinase haspin homolog isoform X2: MASREGDTWSEIVASGGLRPPHIAVVYGRRQVEQSSHRRNMDVTGSFGGQQRPSFVPRKRTSWDRSLSIRGRESIYVAPGANLQHQQKPCRAPKRPPKPCNRVKKTPSGPPDLRKEKAYFEEVDAFELMEESPSPKASWTRVMEQNHIDHDLPAILERWKISKIASHVSIEQLLDVMETPIIPSVLSNNSTSSSLFRTPEKDTGSGTHTRGRAIPLEYTDISLKSIPEETNIVSSFGKMNIKEKTAEASIPWSGEALTAFEQLLMVCRQSEPVTLAEVFSAYCEIGSVKKLGEGTYGEAYRAGRTVCKVVPFDGDLIVNGETQKRSEEILEEVLLSLTLNNLRSNRGDDEKQDLCNGFIETKDFRVCRGPYDPCLISAWEDYDAKRGSENDHPKDFTSEQCYIVFVLADGGTDLESFALVDYNEARSLLVQVTASLAVAESACEFEHRDLHWGNILLAQDETPDTNHTMTFALQGKRINARTFGLNVSIIDFTLSRINTVESAKGVGEHSDNMVRANEVDS